In one window of Candidatus Paceibacterota bacterium DNA:
- the tsaD gene encoding tRNA (adenosine(37)-N6)-threonylcarbamoyltransferase complex transferase subunit TsaD, producing MKILAIDTSCDETCAAVLEEKNGKIKIKSNVVSSQIKVHKKYGGVVPGLAKREHEKNLTKVLEESLKKAGLLKKDKKNKKSFKEIDKILEREKELLKLTKKFLKDYKKPDIDFIAVTKGPGLEPCLWTGINFAKALSFFWEKPIIPVNHLKGHILVNLLEKKEIKFPAIALVASGGHTELVFIKDIKNYKLLGETRDDAAGECLDKVAKIINLPYPGGPEIEKLAKIGNPKAYSLPRPMITSKDYDFSFSGLKTAVLYLTKKIGKRKLKSKKTKSDIAASSQQAIIDVLISKTIKAAKDKKAKTILFGGGVVANKELRKQMKKKMKMELPKINYIEPKVSLSTDNAVMIGITGLLSKKKMIPFKNLSKIKAKANINF from the coding sequence ATGAAAATACTTGCGATTGATACTTCTTGCGACGAAACCTGCGCGGCTGTATTAGAAGAAAAAAATGGGAAAATAAAAATTAAAAGCAATGTTGTATCTTCGCAAATTAAAGTTCATAAAAAATACGGAGGAGTGGTGCCAGGACTTGCAAAAAGAGAGCACGAAAAAAATTTAACAAAAGTACTAGAAGAATCTCTTAAAAAAGCAGGGCTACTTAAAAAAGATAAAAAAAATAAAAAATCTTTTAAAGAAATTGATAAAATTCTTGAAAGAGAAAAAGAACTTTTAAAATTAACAAAGAAATTCCTAAAAGATTATAAAAAGCCTGATATTGATTTTATTGCGGTAACAAAAGGGCCAGGCCTTGAACCATGTTTATGGACTGGTATCAACTTTGCAAAGGCATTATCTTTTTTTTGGGAAAAACCAATTATTCCCGTAAATCACCTTAAGGGACATATCCTGGTAAATTTGTTAGAAAAAAAAGAAATAAAATTCCCTGCAATTGCTCTTGTCGCAAGTGGAGGCCATACAGAATTAGTATTTATTAAGGATATTAAAAATTATAAATTATTAGGAGAGACACGGGATGATGCTGCTGGTGAATGCTTGGATAAAGTGGCAAAAATAATAAATCTCCCATATCCTGGAGGTCCTGAAATAGAAAAATTAGCAAAGATTGGTAATCCCAAAGCCTATAGCCTACCAAGGCCAATGATTACGTCAAAAGACTACGACTTTAGTTTTTCAGGTCTTAAAACAGCAGTCCTTTATCTTACAAAAAAGATTGGAAAGAGAAAATTAAAAAGTAAAAAAACAAAAAGCGATATTGCAGCCTCCTCTCAGCAAGCAATAATAGATGTTTTAATTTCAAAAACAATAAAAGCAGCAAAAGATAAAAAAGCAAAAACAATATTATTTGGGGGCGGAGTTGTGGCAAATAAAGAATTGCGGAAACAAATGAAAAAGAAAATGAAAATGGAATTGCCAAAAATAAATTATATTGAGCCGAAAGTTTCTCTCTCTACTGACAATGCGGTAATGATAGGAATTACGGGACTCCTAAGTAAGAAAAAAATGATACCATTTAAAAACCTTTCAAAAATTAAAGCCAAAGCAAATATAAATTTTTAA
- a CDS encoding PrsW family intramembrane metalloprotease: MALDYLKYLLYFIVGILPCIIWLIFYLRQDVHPESNRKIIEIFILGMIIVAPVLVIENLLGNFLVKILPTLFDVNSASSTLIQMFFYYIIVIGFVEEFFKYFVVKIRAIKSSHFDEPIDAMLYMIITSLGLAAVENLAVIFQTTEIGSAILISVIRLLTAIFLHSLAAAITGYFLATSLSLRNKWKRFLIVISGLLLASVFHGVYDVSVVNLEKATNIFDFLFPIVIIMLMGIIVYIFFVKVKRIPRSSKE, encoded by the coding sequence ATGGCATTAGATTATTTAAAGTATCTTCTTTATTTTATAGTCGGTATCTTGCCATGTATAATTTGGCTAATTTTCTATTTACGCCAAGACGTGCACCCTGAATCAAATAGAAAAATAATTGAAATTTTTATACTTGGAATGATTATAGTAGCTCCGGTTCTTGTCATAGAAAATTTATTGGGAAATTTTCTTGTAAAAATTCTTCCAACGCTTTTTGATGTTAATTCTGCCTCCTCGACTTTAATTCAAATGTTTTTTTATTACATTATTGTAATAGGATTTGTTGAAGAATTTTTTAAATATTTCGTAGTAAAAATAAGAGCAATAAAGTCATCACATTTTGACGAACCCATTGACGCCATGCTTTATATGATAATAACAAGCCTCGGTCTTGCCGCAGTGGAAAACCTTGCGGTTATTTTTCAAACAACAGAAATCGGAAGCGCAATATTAATCAGCGTGATACGCCTTTTAACTGCTATTTTCTTACATTCTCTTGCTGCTGCAATTACTGGTTATTTCCTTGCAACTTCTTTAAGCTTGAGAAACAAATGGAAAAGATTTCTCATTGTAATATCTGGACTTTTATTAGCTTCGGTATTCCATGGAGTTTATGACGTATCAGTCGTAAATTTAGAAAAAGCCACAAATATTTTTGATTTTTTATTTCCAATTGTTATAATAATGCTAATGGGAATTATTGTTTATATATTTTTTGTAAAGGTCAAAAGAATACCAAGGTCATCTAAAGAATAA
- a CDS encoding Hsp20/alpha crystallin family protein has protein sequence MASDFFEKLSGSGKIEEETENIEPNVSKVEESPQEEGQLAVDVFQTDNEIIIQSTIAGVKSSDLDIMIQNDMVSIRGERKKEEEVDPSNYFYQECYWGPFSRSVVLPEEIKTDGVKAELKNGVLTLRLPKVQKTEATKIKVKEISE, from the coding sequence ATGGCATCAGATTTTTTTGAAAAATTAAGTGGTTCTGGAAAAATAGAGGAAGAAACAGAAAACATCGAACCCAACGTTTCTAAGGTTGAAGAATCCCCACAAGAAGAAGGACAATTAGCAGTTGATGTTTTTCAGACAGACAATGAAATTATAATACAATCAACTATCGCGGGGGTTAAGTCAAGCGATCTTGATATAATGATACAAAATGATATGGTTTCTATCCGGGGAGAAAGAAAAAAAGAAGAAGAAGTAGATCCTTCTAATTATTTTTATCAGGAGTGTTACTGGGGACCATTTTCAAGATCGGTTGTATTGCCAGAGGAAATTAAAACAGATGGAGTGAAAGCGGAATTAAAAAACGGTGTTTTAACTCTTCGCCTTCCCAAAGTTCAAAAAACAGAAGCAACAAAAATAAAAGTAAAAGAAATTAGTGAATAA